A window from Akkermansia muciniphila encodes these proteins:
- a CDS encoding bactofilin family protein: MTDNVTNFLASGIEIKGTIRFQNDMHIDGKIEGEIISDKGKVTIGETAQIKGDITAGDVRIYGNVEGKVTSDRCELKQQARVVGDMKTRSLAMEEGAHLLGRTEIG; this comes from the coding sequence ATGACAGACAACGTAACAAACTTCCTCGCCTCCGGCATTGAAATCAAGGGAACCATCCGTTTCCAGAATGACATGCACATCGACGGCAAGATTGAAGGTGAAATCATTTCCGACAAGGGAAAGGTCACCATCGGAGAAACCGCCCAGATCAAGGGTGACATCACCGCCGGAGACGTGCGCATTTACGGCAACGTGGAAGGCAAGGTCACCTCTGACCGCTGCGAGCTCAAGCAGCAGGCCCGCGTCGTCGGAGACATGAAGACCCGCAGTCTTGCCATGGAAGAAGGGGCCCATCTGCTGGGCCGCACGGAAATCGGTTAA
- a CDS encoding M16 family metallopeptidase: MSSAKEPVMRRFGNGLTVLIKEDKSHPVVSLQYWVGTGSMNEGHWQGSGLSHLLEHLVFKGTENYSGQDLARKVQERGGHWNAYTSVNRTVYYIDGPAESWQIFLNLLTELVFSPTFPEEDMEREKEVVRREMAMYADDPDSVAYQLLMQTLYLKHPRRWPVLGEPASFDALTRQDVLDYHGSRYVPNNVVLSIAGDVDAEEILAHLELLVEDLKSRPLNRELIPHEPHQFGSRRVRKEFAVPYSKLNLAWRLPCSGHPDTPALSALASILGGGRSARFYEKFHDRLGLVYSIEVHSNQSESDEGAFTISIDVDRAQRDKVRDLVLQELRNLAQEDFTEDLKRVCKQTRVSRLRRRSSAAGIASEMGADWFGARNLNLSSEWQEAIERVTTEDLHRVCSTWLSSPNVTEVSLDPLGSNATDEDGSAAGAETALSEHVLGNGMKVVIREDHRLPLAYACLAFKAGCRAENERDAGVTDLMSECLLKGTATRSAADIARFLEDIGGAINTSTGNNSLSVGCQILAEDLDAGLELMADVVMNPSFPEDAFLREKESFVADAEEDMEDPLSVAFRQERRVAYGPVSYGNSPSGTPESLSSLTVQDVKNQYERIICASNAVICISGDVRKEEVLPLLEKRLGGMREGTPPVLTPTPALQAGREVAVLDKQQAVLVVGMPGVDVASPEMAQALVFQAWCSDMAGPVFTNIREEAGLAYYASSTLFIGMDAGGICFYLGTSPEQLDEAGERLEKTLEMIHERGMTEEELERTKASALSSRLLAMQSNGALCQMLALDILFGLPLDAFEWQTSAIRGMTLDQVNAFIKKVLDPAQPRSVSIVRPPLP, from the coding sequence ATGAGTTCAGCCAAGGAACCTGTGATGCGCCGTTTTGGAAACGGTTTGACGGTTTTGATCAAGGAGGACAAGTCCCATCCCGTAGTGTCCCTCCAGTACTGGGTGGGCACGGGGTCCATGAATGAAGGGCACTGGCAGGGCAGCGGCCTTTCCCATTTGCTGGAGCACCTGGTGTTCAAGGGGACGGAGAATTACTCCGGGCAGGACTTGGCCCGCAAGGTGCAGGAGCGCGGGGGCCACTGGAATGCGTATACCAGCGTGAACCGCACCGTCTATTATATAGACGGCCCTGCGGAGTCCTGGCAGATTTTCCTGAACCTCCTGACGGAGCTGGTGTTTTCCCCCACTTTCCCGGAAGAGGATATGGAACGGGAGAAGGAGGTGGTGCGCCGGGAGATGGCCATGTATGCGGATGATCCGGATTCCGTGGCCTACCAGCTTCTGATGCAGACGCTGTACTTGAAGCACCCGCGCCGCTGGCCCGTGCTGGGGGAACCGGCTTCCTTTGACGCCCTGACGCGCCAGGACGTGCTGGATTACCATGGCAGCCGCTATGTTCCGAACAATGTGGTGCTTTCCATCGCCGGGGATGTGGACGCCGAGGAGATTCTTGCCCACCTGGAGTTGCTGGTGGAGGATTTAAAATCCCGCCCGCTGAACCGGGAGCTTATTCCCCATGAGCCGCACCAGTTCGGCTCCCGCAGGGTGAGGAAGGAGTTTGCCGTGCCTTATTCCAAACTGAACCTTGCGTGGCGGCTCCCCTGTTCCGGCCATCCGGATACGCCGGCCCTTTCCGCCCTGGCCAGTATTCTGGGCGGAGGGCGTTCCGCTCGTTTTTATGAAAAGTTCCATGACCGGCTGGGCCTGGTGTATAGCATTGAGGTGCATTCCAACCAGTCCGAGTCCGACGAAGGAGCGTTCACCATCAGCATTGATGTGGACCGGGCCCAGCGTGACAAGGTGCGGGACCTGGTGCTTCAGGAGCTCCGGAATCTGGCGCAGGAGGATTTTACGGAAGACCTGAAGAGGGTCTGCAAGCAGACCCGGGTCAGCCGACTGCGCCGCAGGAGTTCCGCTGCCGGGATAGCCTCGGAAATGGGGGCTGATTGGTTCGGCGCGCGCAATTTGAACCTGTCTTCCGAATGGCAGGAAGCCATTGAACGGGTGACGACGGAAGACCTGCACCGCGTGTGTTCCACATGGCTGTCTTCCCCGAATGTCACGGAAGTCAGCCTGGACCCCCTGGGCAGCAACGCCACGGATGAAGACGGCTCCGCCGCCGGAGCGGAAACGGCCCTGAGCGAGCATGTGCTGGGCAACGGCATGAAGGTGGTGATCCGTGAAGACCACCGCCTCCCCCTGGCGTATGCCTGCCTGGCCTTCAAGGCCGGCTGCCGTGCGGAGAATGAACGGGACGCCGGGGTGACGGATTTGATGTCCGAGTGTCTGCTGAAAGGCACCGCCACGCGTTCCGCGGCGGACATCGCCCGTTTTCTGGAAGACATAGGAGGGGCCATCAATACCTCCACCGGCAATAATTCCCTGAGCGTGGGCTGCCAGATTCTGGCGGAAGACCTGGACGCCGGGCTGGAACTGATGGCGGATGTGGTGATGAACCCCTCTTTCCCGGAAGACGCCTTCCTGCGGGAAAAGGAATCTTTTGTGGCGGATGCGGAAGAAGACATGGAAGACCCCCTTTCCGTGGCGTTCAGGCAGGAGCGGAGGGTGGCTTATGGCCCTGTTTCCTACGGGAATTCCCCGTCCGGCACGCCGGAGAGCCTTTCTTCATTAACGGTTCAGGACGTGAAGAACCAGTATGAACGCATCATTTGCGCCTCCAATGCCGTGATCTGCATCTCCGGAGACGTCAGGAAGGAAGAAGTTCTGCCTCTTCTGGAAAAGCGTCTGGGAGGAATGAGGGAGGGCACGCCTCCGGTTCTGACTCCTACTCCCGCACTGCAAGCCGGGCGGGAAGTGGCTGTTCTGGACAAGCAGCAGGCTGTTCTGGTGGTGGGGATGCCCGGTGTGGACGTAGCTTCTCCGGAAATGGCCCAGGCGCTGGTATTCCAGGCCTGGTGCAGTGACATGGCAGGTCCCGTGTTCACCAACATCCGGGAGGAGGCGGGGCTGGCCTATTATGCCAGCTCCACCCTGTTTATCGGCATGGACGCCGGGGGCATCTGCTTTTATCTGGGGACCTCCCCGGAGCAACTGGATGAGGCCGGGGAGCGTCTGGAAAAGACGCTGGAAATGATTCATGAACGCGGCATGACGGAAGAGGAGCTGGAGCGCACCAAGGCTTCCGCCCTGTCTTCCCGCCTGCTGGCCATGCAGTCCAATGGGGCGCTGTGCCAGATGCTGGCTCTGGATATCCTGTTCGGGCTGCCTCTGGATGCGTTTGAATGGCAGACATCCGCCATCAGGGGCATGACCCTGGACCAGGTGAACGCCTTTATTAAAAAGGTGCTGGATCCCGCACAGCCCCGGTCCGTGTCCATCGTCCGTCCGCCGCTCCCCTGA
- a CDS encoding glycine zipper 2TM domain-containing protein: MKTTSILTIGCAAIALSMTACTNFGSPNTYNMNEIGGAQETYTGTVTSVENVKIQANNANTGTGIGAVAGGLTGAMFGGGNAKYATAAGGAILGGIAGNQIDKAVNNTTGQRITVRLDQKRNGTRSYTVVQVASKNNPIQVGQRVRVIIGNNGSRVLAY; the protein is encoded by the coding sequence ATGAAAACGACCTCCATTCTTACCATCGGCTGTGCAGCCATCGCCCTGTCCATGACCGCCTGCACCAACTTCGGCTCCCCGAACACCTACAACATGAACGAAATCGGCGGCGCCCAGGAAACCTACACCGGTACGGTCACCAGCGTGGAAAACGTGAAAATCCAGGCTAATAACGCCAATACCGGCACGGGCATCGGCGCCGTGGCGGGCGGCCTGACCGGCGCCATGTTCGGCGGCGGCAACGCCAAGTACGCTACCGCAGCAGGCGGCGCCATTCTGGGCGGCATTGCCGGCAACCAGATTGACAAGGCCGTGAACAACACGACGGGCCAGCGCATCACCGTGCGCCTGGACCAGAAGAGAAACGGCACCCGCAGCTACACGGTCGTCCAGGTGGCCAGCAAGAACAATCCCATCCAGGTTGGGCAGCGCGTACGCGTGATCATCGGCAACAACGGTTCCCGCGTCCTGGCCTATTAA
- a CDS encoding aldose epimerase family protein produces MIFGTLPGGAPVELFELSSDKLTVRISNYGGRIISVVKDGMDMIVGPKHFEDMLKDTCYCGAICGRVANRIAKGRFSIDGDSHAVAVNNGPNHLHGGIQGFDSKIWQVQEATRSTLVLTLHSADGEENYPGSLEVVATYTVVEETLHLRLEAYADAATIVNLTNHAYWNLSSKPTIDSMTLEVRASAYTPVDATNIPDGRILPVEGTDFDLRKATLLGERNSAAHPDTAAGLDHNYVLDSEPGDKIAAILLDPESGHRLMVATDAPGLQVYTGEYLPQARQGIALEAQGFPNAVNTPHFPSVILRPGQSATRNITWTVR; encoded by the coding sequence ATGATCTTCGGCACCTTACCCGGCGGCGCTCCAGTAGAATTGTTTGAACTGTCTTCCGACAAGTTGACGGTACGCATCAGCAACTATGGAGGGCGCATCATTTCCGTCGTCAAGGACGGCATGGACATGATCGTAGGGCCCAAGCATTTTGAAGACATGCTGAAAGACACCTGTTATTGCGGTGCGATTTGCGGCCGTGTCGCGAATCGCATCGCAAAAGGCAGGTTCTCCATTGACGGAGACTCCCACGCCGTGGCCGTCAATAACGGCCCCAACCACCTGCATGGCGGCATCCAGGGCTTTGACAGTAAAATCTGGCAGGTTCAGGAAGCCACGCGCAGCACCCTGGTGCTTACCCTGCACTCCGCAGACGGGGAGGAAAACTACCCGGGCAGCCTGGAAGTGGTGGCCACCTACACCGTGGTGGAAGAAACCCTGCACCTGCGCCTGGAAGCGTACGCAGACGCAGCCACCATTGTCAATCTTACCAATCACGCCTACTGGAACCTCTCCAGCAAGCCCACCATTGACTCCATGACGCTGGAGGTACGGGCTTCCGCCTACACCCCGGTGGACGCAACCAACATCCCGGACGGGCGCATCCTGCCCGTGGAAGGGACGGACTTTGACCTGCGGAAGGCAACCCTGCTGGGCGAGCGCAATTCCGCCGCCCATCCGGACACAGCCGCCGGACTGGACCACAACTATGTGCTGGATTCCGAACCCGGCGACAAGATTGCCGCCATCCTTCTTGATCCGGAATCCGGACACCGCCTGATGGTGGCGACGGACGCGCCGGGCCTCCAGGTTTATACCGGGGAATACCTGCCCCAGGCACGCCAGGGAATTGCCCTGGAGGCCCAGGGGTTCCCGAATGCCGTCAACACGCCCCATTTCCCCAGCGTCATCCTGCGCCCCGGCCAGTCCGCCACGCGCAATATCACCTGGACCGTCAGGTAA
- a CDS encoding phosphate signaling complex PhoU family protein codes for MNHDAHALREFDAALSSLNTHLMQMAYKAQSALDLAAAGLLQQNESAANQAIADDEELDELEMTVDREGLHLLAFFSPVASDLKVVLASIRMSSMYERIGDEAVTVAKRANKLNKRPRIREAAQADPVYREMAEQFRAVNKAVSTWNGKALEELAPALETLAEHAASLTDMFTRLPEQYQDNLVSVADLIFVGRSMERMAEGLQKVVAEALYAAV; via the coding sequence ATGAATCACGACGCCCATGCCCTGAGGGAGTTTGACGCCGCCCTTTCCTCCCTGAATACGCATTTAATGCAGATGGCCTACAAGGCGCAGAGCGCCCTGGACCTGGCCGCCGCAGGACTTTTGCAGCAGAATGAGTCCGCCGCCAACCAGGCGATTGCCGACGACGAGGAGCTGGACGAGCTGGAGATGACGGTGGACCGGGAAGGACTGCACCTGCTGGCTTTTTTCAGCCCGGTGGCTTCCGACCTCAAGGTGGTTCTGGCTTCCATACGCATGTCTTCCATGTATGAGCGGATCGGTGATGAGGCTGTCACGGTTGCCAAGAGGGCCAACAAGCTTAACAAGCGCCCCCGCATCCGGGAGGCTGCCCAGGCGGACCCCGTGTACCGGGAGATGGCGGAGCAGTTCAGGGCCGTGAACAAGGCCGTTTCCACCTGGAACGGGAAGGCTCTGGAGGAACTGGCGCCTGCGCTGGAGACGCTGGCGGAGCATGCGGCGTCCCTTACCGACATGTTTACCCGTCTGCCGGAACAGTATCAGGATAATCTGGTGTCCGTGGCGGATCTGATTTTTGTGGGCCGTTCCATGGAACGCATGGCGGAAGGCCTGCAAAAGGTGGTGGCGGAAGCCCTGTATGCGGCGGTATAG
- the pstB gene encoding phosphate ABC transporter ATP-binding protein PstB, translating to MTPHPAAADQTAVEVDSLDFCYGDKQSLFNVTMRIPRNRVTAFIGPSGCGKSTLLRCINRMNDRIPEARVTGGSIRIDGVDVTSPTLDPIHLRREVGMVFQKSNPFPLSIYENVSYGLKLAGVKNRGLLDEAVEESLRHAALWDEVKDRLHASANGLSGGQQQRLCIARSIAVKPRILLMDEPCSALDPIATVRVEELMHRLKEDFTIIVVTHNMQQATRVSDLTGFFMLGRLVEFDSTEKVFSNPSMKETEDYITGRFS from the coding sequence ATGACCCCGCACCCAGCAGCAGCCGATCAGACCGCCGTAGAAGTGGATTCCCTGGATTTTTGTTATGGGGACAAGCAGTCCCTGTTCAATGTCACCATGAGAATTCCGAGGAACCGGGTGACGGCGTTTATTGGCCCTTCCGGCTGCGGAAAGTCCACGCTGCTGCGCTGCATCAACCGGATGAACGACCGTATTCCGGAGGCCCGCGTCACGGGCGGCTCCATCCGCATTGACGGGGTGGACGTGACTTCTCCTACTCTGGACCCCATTCATCTGCGGCGGGAAGTGGGCATGGTGTTCCAGAAGTCCAATCCCTTCCCGTTGAGCATTTATGAGAACGTTTCCTACGGGTTGAAGCTGGCCGGGGTGAAAAACCGCGGCCTTCTGGATGAAGCGGTGGAGGAAAGCCTGCGCCATGCCGCTTTATGGGATGAAGTGAAGGACCGCCTCCATGCCTCCGCCAACGGCCTTTCCGGCGGCCAGCAGCAGCGCCTGTGCATTGCCCGCTCCATTGCCGTGAAGCCGCGCATTTTGCTGATGGATGAACCCTGTTCCGCCCTGGACCCCATCGCCACGGTGCGGGTGGAGGAACTGATGCACCGGCTCAAGGAGGATTTCACCATCATCGTGGTCACCCACAACATGCAGCAGGCTACGCGCGTTTCAGACCTGACCGGATTTTTCATGCTGGGCAGGCTGGTGGAGTTTGATTCCACGGAGAAAGTTTTTTCCAATCCCTCCATGAAGGAAACGGAGGATTACATTACGGGGAGATTCAGTTAA